One Solibacillus isronensis DNA segment encodes these proteins:
- the yabA gene encoding DNA replication initiation control protein YabA, which translates to MKDRNFLDTVMEFEQQLESMQQQFSALKQFVAHMMEEHQTLQTENLHLRTRLEELLANEATASKRVEELKKEPVDIGEGYDNLARLYNEGFHVCHVHFGSSRKGEDCLFCLSFLNKQNG; encoded by the coding sequence GTGAAGGACCGTAATTTTTTGGATACTGTTATGGAGTTCGAACAACAGCTTGAATCAATGCAACAGCAATTTAGCGCACTTAAGCAATTTGTTGCGCATATGATGGAGGAGCATCAGACGCTTCAAACAGAAAACCTTCACCTACGTACGCGCTTAGAAGAACTATTAGCGAATGAAGCAACTGCAAGTAAACGAGTAGAAGAGCTAAAAAAAGAACCAGTAGATATTGGTGAAGGGTACGATAATTTAGCAAGGCTTTATAATGAAGGCTTCCATGTATGTCACGTGCATTTTGGAAGCTCACGTAAAGGTGAAGATTGTTTGTTCTGTCTATCATTTTTAAATAAACAAAATGGTTAA
- a CDS encoding G5 and 3D domain-containing protein, whose protein sequence is MSNQSMKSQFLGSLRSKQTGVRILSVVLFVSVIAFVLYHGTKTPVTLTADGETTKIYTHATTVDELLTAQNIDYTKYDKVSPSLSTSIDSGMSIEWEQAKEVVISVDGNQSKVWTTENVVKNILEEANIEVTEHDLVSQSLDTEVGADNKIDIQKAFQLTLVDGKKERQVWSTSTTVANFLKQQEVQLGESDRVEKGLEEVIAPNDKIAVVRVEKVTDVVEESVDFAVEKKNDSSLLKGKEKVVSEGRKGKVERTYSIVKENGKVVSKKLASEKVTKKPKTKVVSVGTKVVTANVSRSSEPSSGKEFYVTATAYTPNCAGCSGISAAGLNLRANPDMKVIAVDPKVIPLGTKVWVEGYGNAVAADTGGAIKGKKIDVLVPTTSKAKSWGRKKVRIKVLN, encoded by the coding sequence ATGTCAAATCAATCCATGAAAAGCCAGTTCTTAGGATCATTGAGGAGTAAGCAAACAGGGGTCCGAATTCTTTCTGTAGTCCTGTTTGTATCTGTAATTGCATTTGTTCTATACCACGGAACTAAAACTCCCGTTACGTTAACAGCTGACGGAGAGACCACAAAAATTTATACACACGCAACTACGGTTGATGAGCTACTTACAGCTCAAAATATAGATTATACAAAATATGATAAAGTATCACCCTCACTGAGTACCAGTATTGATAGTGGAATGTCAATAGAATGGGAACAGGCAAAAGAAGTAGTAATTTCAGTTGATGGAAATCAGTCTAAAGTTTGGACAACTGAAAATGTAGTGAAGAACATTTTGGAAGAAGCAAATATTGAAGTAACAGAGCATGATCTTGTATCACAAAGCTTAGATACAGAAGTAGGAGCCGATAACAAAATCGATATTCAAAAAGCGTTTCAGTTAACGCTTGTCGATGGCAAAAAAGAGAGACAAGTATGGTCCACTTCGACTACGGTCGCTAACTTTTTAAAACAACAAGAGGTTCAATTAGGTGAATCGGATCGTGTCGAGAAAGGTTTGGAGGAAGTTATCGCTCCAAATGATAAAATCGCAGTTGTTCGCGTAGAAAAGGTTACCGATGTAGTGGAAGAATCAGTAGATTTCGCAGTTGAAAAGAAAAATGATTCTTCTTTATTAAAGGGCAAAGAAAAAGTTGTTTCAGAAGGTAGAAAAGGTAAGGTCGAACGTACATACTCTATCGTTAAAGAGAATGGTAAAGTCGTATCGAAAAAACTTGCTTCTGAAAAAGTTACTAAAAAACCAAAAACAAAAGTTGTATCTGTAGGGACAAAAGTTGTCACTGCAAATGTTTCCCGATCTAGTGAACCAAGTTCAGGGAAAGAGTTCTATGTAACTGCAACAGCATATACACCAAATTGTGCAGGCTGCTCGGGTATTTCGGCAGCAGGTCTTAACCTGCGCGCAAATCCGGATATGAAGGTCATTGCAGTAGACCCTAAAGTTATTCCATTAGGAACTAAAGTATGGGTTGAAGGCTACGGGAATGCTGTAGCTGCTGATACAGGCGGTGCTATAAAAGGTAAAAAAATCGATGTTTTAGTGCCGACAACATCCAAAGCGAAAAGCTGGGGACGTAAAAAAGTACGTATTAAAGTACTGAACTAA
- a CDS encoding PSP1 domain-containing protein, with the protein MYNVVGVRFKKAGKIYYFDPAAYILEVGEYVIVETARGIEYGKVVVPMRQVGENDVVLPLKQVVRPADERDRFQVEENTIESKRAFELANTKIVEHSLDMKLVDVEYTFDRNKIIFYFTAEGRVDFRELVKDLASVFRTRIELRQIGVRDEAKLLGGIGPCGRMLCCSTFLGDFEPVSIKMAKDQNLSLNPTKISGLCGRLMCCLKYENDDYEIAKEGMPDIGDLSMTPEGEGKVVGLNVLERLIQVYLTKQERMVEYTLEELMQYEKNLI; encoded by the coding sequence TTGTATAATGTAGTCGGAGTTCGCTTTAAAAAAGCGGGTAAAATATATTATTTTGATCCAGCCGCTTATATTTTGGAAGTTGGCGAATATGTAATCGTAGAAACTGCGCGGGGAATTGAGTATGGCAAAGTCGTTGTACCAATGCGACAAGTCGGGGAGAATGACGTAGTTTTACCATTAAAACAAGTTGTTCGACCAGCCGATGAACGTGATCGTTTCCAGGTAGAAGAAAATACTATTGAGTCAAAACGTGCCTTTGAGTTAGCGAATACGAAAATTGTTGAGCATTCGTTGGATATGAAGCTCGTTGACGTTGAATATACATTTGATCGCAATAAAATTATTTTTTATTTTACAGCAGAAGGACGTGTAGATTTCCGGGAATTAGTAAAGGATTTAGCTAGTGTATTCCGTACGCGAATCGAGCTACGTCAAATTGGTGTTCGCGATGAAGCAAAACTGCTTGGCGGAATTGGTCCATGTGGAAGAATGCTTTGCTGTTCGACATTTTTAGGTGATTTTGAGCCTGTGTCGATTAAAATGGCAAAGGACCAGAATTTATCGCTGAATCCGACAAAAATCTCCGGGTTATGCGGACGTTTAATGTGTTGTTTAAAATACGAAAATGATGATTATGAAATTGCAAAAGAAGGTATGCCAGACATCGGTGATTTATCAATGACACCAGAAGGCGAAGGCAAAGTCGTCGGATTAAATGTATTAGAGCGACTCATTCAAGTATATTTGACGAAGCAGGAGCGTATGGTTGAATATACGCTTGAAGAGCTTATGCAATATGAGAAAAATCTGATATAG
- a CDS encoding TatD family hydrolase: MSTFIDTHVHLNADQYDEDLQEVIDRAIEANVEKMVVIGFDKKTIERAMQLVEDYDFIYAVIGWHPVDAVDCTDEYLNWIEELAKHPKVVGIGETGLDYYWDKSPKDVQQYWFRKQIQLAKKLELPIIIHNRDATGDVVQILKEEDAAAVGGIMHCFGGSVETARECINMNFMISLGGPVTFKNARQPKEVAAEIPLEHLLIETDAPYLAPHPFRGKRNEPAFVTLVAEEIARLKEMPVEEVANKTTENAKRFFKIQ; this comes from the coding sequence ATGAGCACATTTATAGATACACATGTCCATTTAAACGCAGATCAGTATGATGAAGATTTACAGGAAGTAATTGACCGTGCTATTGAAGCCAACGTTGAAAAGATGGTTGTCATCGGCTTTGACAAAAAAACGATAGAGCGTGCGATGCAACTAGTAGAGGATTACGATTTTATTTATGCAGTAATTGGTTGGCACCCGGTAGATGCAGTTGATTGTACAGATGAGTATTTAAATTGGATCGAAGAACTGGCAAAGCACCCTAAAGTTGTCGGAATTGGTGAGACGGGACTGGATTATTACTGGGATAAATCTCCGAAAGATGTTCAACAGTATTGGTTCCGTAAGCAGATCCAATTGGCAAAAAAACTCGAATTACCAATTATTATTCATAATCGCGATGCAACAGGAGATGTCGTGCAAATTTTAAAAGAAGAAGACGCAGCTGCTGTTGGTGGGATTATGCATTGTTTCGGCGGGAGTGTTGAAACAGCTCGCGAATGCATAAACATGAATTTCATGATTAGTCTTGGAGGACCGGTAACATTTAAAAATGCACGTCAGCCAAAAGAAGTCGCAGCAGAAATTCCGTTGGAGCATTTGCTCATTGAAACAGATGCGCCTTATTTAGCCCCACACCCATTTCGAGGAAAACGAAATGAGCCGGCATTCGTTACATTAGTGGCAGAGGAGATTGCCCGTCTGAAAGAAATGCCTGTGGAAGAAGTTGCTAATAAAACAACAGAAAATGCAAAGCGCTTTTTTAAAATTCAATGA
- the holB gene encoding DNA polymerase III subunit delta' translates to MKKVRELTRTIEELTKLQPVVMKQLQTIVDKNRLAHAYIFEGEKGTGKRDVVSFFMKLLLCGNLSENVPCETCRNCRRVDSGNHPNIWQVEPDGQFIKIDQIRDLVAEMKMTGVEEGKKIYVLHHADKLNIASANMLLKFLEEPDGQVVAILLTEQIQSIIPTIRSRCQHIKFAKAPRTTLMDQLVEQGITTSMASTTSMVTNDLETAIALANDEQFVLARKTVLKLVEIVHQNVHEALLYIHEEWLPLFKEKEDMELALDLLLFAYRDIVAIKANQQAKCTYPDMYQRFNDMALVLTYEKLSRQMQSILQARTNLNRNMNRTLLMEQLMLNLQEGYTFV, encoded by the coding sequence ATGAAAAAGGTGAGGGAATTGACACGAACTATTGAAGAGCTTACGAAGCTGCAACCTGTAGTGATGAAGCAATTACAAACAATTGTAGATAAAAATCGTTTAGCACATGCCTATATATTTGAAGGTGAAAAAGGTACGGGTAAACGAGATGTCGTCTCTTTTTTTATGAAACTTCTTCTTTGCGGAAATTTGTCAGAAAATGTTCCATGTGAAACATGTCGAAATTGCAGACGAGTTGATTCGGGAAATCATCCGAATATTTGGCAAGTAGAACCTGATGGGCAATTTATTAAAATTGATCAAATAAGAGATTTAGTTGCTGAAATGAAGATGACAGGTGTAGAGGAAGGCAAGAAAATTTATGTGCTTCATCATGCAGATAAATTAAATATTGCTTCTGCTAATATGCTTTTAAAATTTTTAGAAGAGCCGGACGGACAGGTTGTGGCGATTTTATTAACCGAGCAAATCCAATCTATCATTCCGACGATTCGTTCTCGTTGTCAGCATATTAAATTTGCTAAGGCGCCTCGTACTACGCTGATGGATCAGCTCGTAGAACAGGGAATTACAACTTCAATGGCATCGACAACAAGCATGGTGACAAATGATCTTGAAACAGCTATTGCACTGGCAAATGATGAGCAATTTGTACTTGCACGAAAAACAGTGTTAAAATTAGTAGAGATTGTTCATCAAAATGTTCATGAAGCACTATTATATATTCATGAAGAATGGCTTCCACTCTTCAAAGAAAAAGAAGATATGGAGCTAGCACTGGATTTGCTGCTGTTTGCCTACCGTGATATTGTAGCGATTAAAGCGAATCAGCAAGCAAAGTGCACGTATCCCGATATGTATCAACGATTTAATGATATGGCACTCGTATTGACATATGAGAAGCTATCACGCCAAATGCAGTCTATTTTGCAGGCCCGTACAAATTTAAATCGTAATATGAATCGTACGTTATTGATGGAACAGCTTATGCTGAATCTTCAGGAGGGGTATACATTTGTATAA
- a CDS encoding AbrB/MazE/SpoVT family DNA-binding domain-containing protein has protein sequence MKSTGIVRKVDELGRVVIPIELRRTLGIAEKDALEIYVDDDKIILKKYMPNMTCAVTGEVSDENMRLVGGKLILSSEGAEALMKEIQENLKK, from the coding sequence ATGAAATCAACAGGTATCGTACGTAAAGTAGACGAATTAGGACGTGTAGTAATTCCAATCGAATTACGCCGTACATTAGGTATTGCTGAAAAAGACGCTTTAGAAATCTATGTGGATGACGACAAAATCATCTTAAAAAAATATATGCCTAACATGACATGTGCAGTAACTGGTGAAGTTTCTGATGAAAACATGCGTTTAGTAGGCGGCAAATTAATCTTGTCTTCTGAAGGTGCAGAAGCATTAATGAAAGAAATTCAAGAAAACTTAAAAAAATAA
- the tmk gene encoding dTMP kinase, producing the protein MQRNLFITFEGGEGAGKTSVLKAIGERIKEKRIEALLTREPGGIEIAEKIRAVILDPAHTEMHERTEALLYAAARAQHFYEKITPALEEGKHVLCDRFIDSSLAYQGYAREIGVDDVLSINEFAIGKRLPDVTIFFNIAPEKGLARIHATRSDEINRLDSEGLAFHKKVYEGYEEAMRRYPERFKMVNADQPIEMVIEEVWGILNPLLG; encoded by the coding sequence ATGCAAAGGAATTTATTTATTACGTTTGAAGGCGGGGAAGGTGCCGGAAAAACGAGTGTATTAAAGGCAATTGGCGAGCGTATAAAAGAAAAGCGTATTGAGGCATTACTAACACGTGAGCCAGGCGGGATTGAAATCGCCGAGAAAATCCGAGCGGTTATTTTAGACCCGGCACATACAGAAATGCATGAGCGGACAGAGGCATTATTATACGCTGCAGCACGGGCACAGCATTTCTATGAAAAAATTACACCAGCATTGGAAGAAGGAAAGCATGTATTATGCGACCGGTTTATTGACTCGTCATTGGCATATCAAGGCTATGCACGGGAAATCGGAGTCGATGATGTACTTTCTATTAATGAATTTGCGATAGGAAAGCGACTTCCGGATGTAACGATTTTCTTTAATATTGCACCTGAAAAAGGATTAGCACGTATTCATGCGACGCGCAGTGATGAAATTAACCGATTAGATTCTGAAGGATTGGCATTTCATAAAAAAGTATATGAAGGGTACGAGGAAGCAATGAGACGATACCCTGAGCGCTTTAAAATGGTGAATGCCGACCAGCCTATCGAAATGGTGATTGAAGAAGTGTGGGGGATTTTAAATCCGTTATTAGGGTAA
- a CDS encoding YaaR family protein, producing MKINQDLRTNLNANRNDLRPANQNGNRFGDMIVKQESKMQSEQLTRLIGDISTAGDRVARSRNLRELARFKMLVKRFLQEAVDYGLETKQSHTWNRFGEGRRLKIVETIDERLVELAEDILNEEKESIELLAKIGEIKGLLINLYM from the coding sequence ATGAAGATTAATCAAGATCTCCGAACAAATTTAAATGCGAATCGCAATGATTTGCGTCCGGCAAATCAAAACGGAAATCGCTTTGGTGACATGATTGTAAAGCAAGAGTCCAAAATGCAGTCAGAGCAGCTCACGAGATTAATTGGTGATATATCTACAGCGGGAGACCGAGTAGCACGATCACGGAATTTACGTGAACTAGCACGCTTTAAAATGCTTGTGAAACGTTTTTTACAGGAAGCTGTAGATTATGGACTTGAGACGAAGCAATCACATACATGGAACCGTTTTGGAGAAGGTCGCCGCTTAAAAATTGTCGAAACAATTGATGAGCGTCTTGTCGAATTGGCAGAAGATATTTTAAATGAAGAAAAAGAGTCTATTGAGTTATTAGCGAAAATTGGCGAGATTAAGGGACTTTTAATAAATCTGTATATGTAA
- the metG gene encoding methionine--tRNA ligase has product MSEQQTFYITTPIYYPSGKFHIGTAYTTVASDAIARYKRLKGFDVRFLTGMDEHGQKIQEKAQEANMHPQDYVNEIAEGAKKLWNTMDISYNDFIQTTESRHTDSVEKIFQKFLDNGDIYKGEYEGLYCVPCESYYTETQLVDGKCPDCGRDVQKVKEESYFFNMKKYSDRLLAYYENNAEFIEPESRKNEMINNFIKPGLEDLSVSRTSFDWGIKVPGNPKHVIYVWVDALSNYITSLGYGSDNEELFNKYWPADVHVVGKDIVRFHTIYWPIFLMALDLPLPKKIFAHGFIMMKDGKMSKSKGNVVYPEMLIERYGLDATRYFLLRELPFGQDGVFSPESFVERTNFDLANDLGNLLNRTVSMMNKYFDGVIPTENLEATQFDAALKEHAENVRVRYEESMEKMQFSVVLSELWSLVSRTNKYIDETSPWVLAKEEADKNKLAAVMNNLAESLRHIAVMIQPFMTNAPKQIIEQLGLDEKSLQWDTIETFGNVIPKNIKVAEKGTPIFPRLDTEVEVAYIREQMQSSVKTVQEEETTKVEAPDTEEITIDDFMKVDLRVATVLACEPVAKAKKLLKLQVDLGYEQRQVVSGIAEHYKPEELIGKKVIVVANLKPVTLRGELSQGMILAGSHDGVLTLATVDPKLANGAQVK; this is encoded by the coding sequence GTGAGTGAACAACAAACATTCTATATAACAACCCCAATTTATTACCCGAGTGGAAAGTTCCATATCGGTACTGCATATACGACAGTTGCATCTGATGCAATAGCACGATATAAGCGTCTAAAAGGATTTGATGTCCGCTTTTTAACAGGCATGGATGAGCACGGACAAAAAATTCAGGAAAAAGCACAAGAAGCTAATATGCATCCACAAGATTATGTAAATGAAATTGCAGAAGGTGCCAAGAAATTATGGAATACTATGGATATTTCCTATAATGACTTTATTCAAACCACTGAATCGCGTCATACAGATTCTGTAGAGAAAATTTTCCAGAAATTTTTAGACAACGGTGACATTTACAAAGGCGAGTATGAAGGACTTTATTGTGTACCTTGTGAGTCTTATTATACTGAGACGCAATTAGTCGATGGAAAGTGCCCAGATTGTGGACGCGATGTGCAAAAAGTAAAAGAAGAGTCATATTTCTTTAATATGAAGAAATACTCAGATCGCTTGCTTGCATATTATGAAAATAATGCAGAGTTTATTGAGCCGGAATCTCGCAAAAATGAAATGATCAATAACTTTATTAAACCAGGGCTGGAAGATTTGTCTGTTTCCCGTACATCATTTGACTGGGGAATTAAAGTACCAGGGAATCCGAAACATGTCATTTACGTATGGGTAGATGCATTATCGAACTATATTACTTCTTTAGGATACGGTTCTGACAATGAAGAACTATTTAACAAATACTGGCCGGCAGATGTTCATGTAGTAGGGAAAGATATTGTTCGTTTCCACACAATTTATTGGCCGATTTTCTTAATGGCATTGGATTTACCATTACCAAAGAAAATTTTTGCACACGGTTTCATTATGATGAAAGATGGAAAAATGTCGAAATCTAAAGGTAATGTTGTGTATCCGGAAATGTTAATCGAGCGATATGGTTTGGATGCAACACGTTATTTCCTATTGCGTGAGCTGCCATTTGGTCAAGATGGTGTATTTTCACCTGAATCATTCGTTGAGCGTACAAACTTCGATTTAGCAAATGATTTAGGAAACCTTTTAAACAGAACAGTTTCCATGATGAACAAGTATTTCGATGGGGTAATTCCTACTGAAAACTTGGAAGCTACACAATTTGATGCAGCATTAAAAGAACATGCTGAGAATGTACGTGTTAGATATGAAGAAAGTATGGAAAAAATGCAGTTTAGTGTCGTTCTTTCTGAATTATGGAGTTTAGTTTCACGTACGAATAAATATATCGATGAAACATCTCCTTGGGTATTGGCAAAAGAGGAAGCCGACAAAAACAAACTTGCTGCTGTTATGAATAATTTGGCTGAGAGCTTACGTCATATTGCAGTTATGATTCAGCCATTCATGACAAATGCCCCAAAACAAATTATTGAACAATTAGGTCTTGATGAAAAATCATTACAATGGGACACAATTGAAACATTCGGTAATGTTATTCCGAAAAACATAAAAGTTGCTGAAAAAGGAACACCGATCTTCCCGCGTCTTGATACAGAAGTGGAAGTAGCTTACATTCGTGAACAAATGCAAAGCTCTGTAAAAACAGTACAGGAAGAGGAAACGACAAAAGTTGAAGCACCGGATACAGAAGAAATTACAATTGATGATTTCATGAAAGTAGATTTACGTGTTGCAACAGTATTGGCATGTGAACCAGTAGCAAAAGCCAAGAAATTATTAAAGCTGCAGGTTGATTTAGGTTATGAACAACGTCAAGTTGTGTCAGGTATTGCTGAGCATTATAAACCTGAAGAGCTTATCGGTAAAAAGGTAATTGTCGTTGCCAATTTAAAACCTGTTACATTGCGCGGCGAATTATCACAAGGGATGATTTTAGCAGGCTCACATGATGGAGTTTTAACGTTGGCTACTGTTGATCCGAAATTAGCAAATGGTGCACAAGTGAAGTAA
- the rsmI gene encoding 16S rRNA (cytidine(1402)-2'-O)-methyltransferase, protein MNSQKSSQHEQGSCLYLVATPIGNLEDMTMRALRILKEVDIIAAEDTRNTKKLCNYFDIQTPLISYHEHNIEVGGEKLLGYLQEGKSIALVSDAGLPCISDPGADIVVKAIAEGFAVVPIPGANAALTALIASGLSPQPFYFFGFLKRSKKERREQLEKLSKREETLIFYEAPHRLKETLKDLQLVLGNRKITLARELTKKFEEFLRGTIEEAIIWASESEIRGEFCIVLEGNTSGEIEDEEEAYWTTMSLDEHVTYIIEETQLSSKEAIKEVAKLRNIPKRDVYQAYHQ, encoded by the coding sequence ATGAATTCACAAAAAAGTAGCCAGCATGAACAAGGGAGCTGTCTATACTTAGTAGCAACACCAATTGGCAATTTAGAAGACATGACGATGCGTGCACTGCGTATTTTAAAAGAAGTCGATATTATTGCTGCAGAAGATACGCGCAATACGAAAAAGCTTTGTAATTATTTCGATATTCAAACACCGCTTATTAGTTATCATGAGCATAATATTGAAGTAGGCGGCGAGAAACTGCTTGGCTATTTGCAAGAAGGAAAATCCATTGCATTAGTAAGTGATGCAGGTTTGCCTTGTATTTCGGATCCTGGTGCAGATATTGTCGTAAAAGCAATTGCTGAAGGATTTGCTGTCGTACCAATTCCGGGAGCCAATGCCGCTTTAACTGCTTTAATTGCATCAGGTCTTTCCCCACAGCCGTTTTATTTCTTCGGCTTTTTAAAACGAAGTAAAAAGGAACGCAGAGAACAGCTGGAAAAATTGTCGAAGCGAGAAGAAACGCTGATCTTTTATGAAGCACCACATCGTTTGAAGGAAACATTAAAAGATTTACAGCTCGTATTAGGTAACCGAAAAATTACACTGGCACGGGAATTAACGAAAAAATTCGAAGAGTTTTTGCGAGGCACAATAGAAGAAGCGATCATTTGGGCAAGTGAAAGTGAAATTCGCGGTGAGTTCTGTATCGTGCTGGAAGGTAATACTTCAGGTGAAATTGAAGATGAAGAAGAAGCTTACTGGACAACAATGTCATTGGATGAGCATGTTACTTATATAATAGAAGAAACTCAATTATCTTCAAAAGAGGCCATTAAAGAAGTAGCCAAATTACGAAACATACCAAAACGGGACGTTTACCAAGCGTATCACCAATAA
- a CDS encoding tRNA1(Val) (adenine(37)-N6)-methyltransferase: MEQWLKDDERLDYLLAEDLRIIQSPSVFSFSLDAVLLARFVQVPKNKGHIIDLCSGNGVIPLFLSARTNAKITGVELQPRLHDMATRSIAYNNLAQQIDMQLGDVKDAPGTLGIEKYDVVTCNPPYFLAHELSEKNTSEHYAIARHELYLTLDEAIEATSRLLKQGGKAAFVHRPGRLLDIVSAMRANRLEPKRIQFVYPKRGKEANTLLIEAIKDGKPDLKVLPPLYVYEDNNEYTPEVRALLYGEGN, encoded by the coding sequence GTGGAACAATGGTTGAAGGATGATGAGCGATTAGATTATTTACTGGCGGAAGATTTACGAATTATTCAAAGCCCATCCGTCTTTTCGTTCTCATTGGATGCAGTATTACTGGCACGATTTGTACAAGTCCCGAAAAATAAAGGACATATTATTGATTTATGTTCAGGCAATGGGGTCATCCCACTCTTTTTGAGTGCGCGGACAAATGCAAAAATTACAGGTGTAGAATTACAGCCGAGGTTGCATGATATGGCAACACGGAGTATTGCATACAATAACTTGGCACAACAGATCGACATGCAGCTTGGTGATGTGAAAGATGCACCTGGAACACTTGGTATTGAAAAATATGATGTTGTGACATGTAATCCTCCTTATTTTTTGGCGCATGAGTTGAGCGAAAAAAATACGAGTGAGCATTATGCGATTGCTAGGCATGAGCTGTATTTAACGCTTGATGAGGCAATCGAAGCAACAAGCCGTCTGTTAAAACAGGGCGGAAAGGCGGCCTTTGTACACAGACCAGGCAGGCTTTTGGATATTGTAAGTGCGATGCGTGCAAATCGGCTGGAGCCAAAGCGTATTCAGTTTGTTTATCCGAAACGCGGGAAAGAAGCGAATACATTACTGATAGAAGCAATTAAAGACGGCAAGCCGGATTTAAAAGTATTGCCACCATTGTACGTATATGAGGATAATAATGAGTATACGCCAGAAGTGAGGGCACTTTTATATGGAGAAGGAAACTAA
- a CDS encoding GIY-YIG nuclease family protein: MEKETKHYFYVLECSDDTLYAGYTNNLEKRIATHNAGKGAKYTRARGPVTCIYFETFETKQQAMSAEYAFKQLKRPQKIKYIRSATDEFTKK; this comes from the coding sequence ATGGAGAAGGAAACTAAACATTATTTTTATGTGTTAGAGTGTAGTGATGATACACTATATGCAGGCTATACGAATAATTTAGAGAAGCGAATTGCAACACATAATGCAGGTAAGGGGGCAAAGTATACACGAGCACGCGGACCAGTAACGTGTATTTACTTTGAAACATTTGAAACAAAACAGCAGGCAATGTCTGCTGAATATGCATTTAAACAATTAAAGCGTCCCCAAAAAATAAAGTATATAAGGAGTGCTACAGATGAATTCACAAAAAAGTAG
- a CDS encoding cyclic-di-AMP receptor: MKLVVAVVQDQDSNRLSNALTKNNYRATKLASTGGFLRSGNTTFLIGTDDSLIPKLLDIIRENCRSREQMVAPVSPMGGNADSYIPYPVEVEVGGAIVFVLPIEQFHHF, from the coding sequence ATGAAGTTAGTAGTAGCAGTAGTGCAAGATCAAGATAGCAACCGCTTATCGAATGCATTAACAAAAAACAACTATCGTGCGACAAAATTAGCGAGTACAGGTGGATTTTTACGATCGGGGAATACGACATTTTTAATAGGTACGGATGATTCTTTAATTCCGAAGTTATTAGATATTATTCGTGAAAACTGCCGATCACGTGAGCAAATGGTTGCTCCTGTATCTCCAATGGGGGGTAACGCAGATTCTTACATCCCGTACCCTGTTGAAGTTGAAGTTGGAGGAGCGATTGTATTTGTATTACCAATCGAACAATTCCATCATTTTTAA
- the rnmV gene encoding ribonuclease M5: MDIQEIIVVEGKDDTTAIKRATGADTIETNGSAISDEVLRRIAHAQKKRGVIVFTDPDYPGRRIRAIIEERIPGVKHAFLAKAKTIAKNGKGLGIEHANDEDIREALSNVYTLADSQIEERITLEDLMTAKLIGHPQSKKRRDQLGEILNIGMTNGKQLHKRLMMFQITIEQFAEAISQLDQEDTHA, encoded by the coding sequence TTGGATATACAAGAGATTATTGTTGTTGAAGGAAAAGACGATACAACAGCGATTAAGCGTGCGACAGGAGCAGATACTATAGAAACAAACGGATCTGCAATTTCAGATGAAGTACTGCGCCGTATTGCACATGCCCAGAAAAAGAGAGGCGTCATTGTATTTACGGATCCTGATTACCCGGGCCGCCGTATTCGCGCAATTATAGAAGAGCGAATACCAGGTGTGAAGCACGCGTTTTTAGCAAAGGCGAAAACAATTGCCAAAAACGGCAAAGGTTTAGGGATTGAACACGCAAACGATGAGGATATCCGTGAAGCGTTAAGCAATGTTTATACATTGGCGGATTCCCAAATTGAAGAAAGAATTACATTGGAAGATTTAATGACAGCTAAACTGATCGGACACCCGCAATCAAAAAAACGTCGGGATCAGTTAGGGGAAATTTTAAATATAGGAATGACAAACGGCAAACAGCTTCATAAACGGTTGATGATGTTTCAAATAACAATCGAGCAGTTTGCAGAGGCAATTTCGCAATTAGATCAGGAGGATACGCATGCATAA